The proteins below come from a single Beutenbergia cavernae DSM 12333 genomic window:
- a CDS encoding DUF1116 domain-containing protein: MNHAAAIDAANAKVVEKITTAQPVLVDVVRAGDVIPELTEGKVLLHAGPPIAWDEMTGPMQGSCVGAALFEGWATTEDEARALLASEVRFVPCHHVGAVGPMGGITSAGMAVLVVEERGNGNRAYCTMNEGIGKVLRFGAYDAEVVERLHWMADDLGPAIAAAVAGMEDGLPLLPLVARAITMGDEFHQRNIAASALLFTKLAGPIAAQDLEPARKERILTFLADTDQFFLNVMMAACKAIMDSARTIQEGSVVTAMTRNGKNFGIRVAGLGDQWFEAPVNTPEGLFFTGFSQDDANPDIGDSAITEAFGVGGMAMIAAPGVTRFVGAGGFGDALAVSNDMLEIVTGHNPGLPIPTWDFQGACVGIDVRKVVATGITPIINTGIAHKVAGKGQVGAGTVRAPLACFEQALEALAATYGVEVD; encoded by the coding sequence ATGAACCACGCCGCCGCCATCGACGCCGCCAACGCGAAGGTCGTCGAGAAGATCACCACCGCTCAGCCCGTGCTCGTCGACGTCGTCCGCGCCGGCGACGTCATCCCCGAGCTCACCGAGGGCAAGGTCCTGCTGCACGCCGGCCCGCCGATCGCGTGGGACGAGATGACCGGCCCGATGCAGGGGTCGTGCGTCGGCGCCGCCCTGTTCGAGGGCTGGGCGACGACGGAGGACGAGGCCCGCGCGCTGCTCGCCTCCGAGGTGCGCTTCGTCCCGTGCCACCACGTGGGCGCCGTCGGCCCGATGGGCGGCATCACGAGCGCCGGCATGGCCGTGCTCGTCGTGGAGGAGCGGGGCAACGGCAACCGCGCGTACTGCACCATGAACGAGGGCATCGGCAAGGTGCTGCGGTTCGGGGCGTACGACGCCGAGGTCGTCGAGCGCCTGCACTGGATGGCCGACGACCTCGGCCCGGCGATCGCCGCCGCCGTCGCCGGCATGGAGGACGGCCTCCCGCTGCTGCCCCTCGTGGCTCGCGCCATCACGATGGGCGACGAGTTCCACCAGCGCAACATCGCGGCGTCGGCCCTGCTGTTCACGAAGCTCGCCGGACCGATCGCCGCCCAGGACCTCGAGCCGGCCCGCAAGGAGCGCATCCTGACGTTCCTGGCCGACACCGACCAGTTCTTCCTCAACGTGATGATGGCGGCGTGCAAGGCGATCATGGACAGCGCCCGCACGATCCAGGAGGGCTCGGTCGTCACGGCGATGACCCGCAACGGGAAGAACTTCGGCATCCGCGTCGCCGGGCTCGGCGACCAGTGGTTCGAGGCGCCCGTCAACACCCCGGAGGGCCTGTTCTTCACCGGGTTCTCGCAGGACGACGCGAACCCCGACATCGGCGACTCCGCGATCACTGAGGCGTTCGGCGTCGGCGGCATGGCGATGATCGCCGCGCCGGGCGTCACGCGGTTCGTGGGTGCCGGGGGCTTCGGCGACGCGCTCGCGGTCTCCAACGACATGCTCGAGATCGTCACCGGCCACAACCCCGGGCTGCCGATCCCGACGTGGGACTTCCAGGGCGCCTGCGTCGGCATCGACGTGCGCAAGGTCGTCGCCACGGGCATCACGCCGATCATCAACACGGGCATCGCGCACAAGGTCGCGGGCAAGGGTCAGGTCGGCGCCGGCACCGTCCGCGCGCCGCTGGCGTGCTTCGAGCAGGCCCTCGAGGCCCTCGCCGCGACGTACGGCGTCGAGGTCGACTGA
- a CDS encoding acyl-CoA synthetase FdrA yields MLQTIIKPNTYQDSVSLMMLSTQLSGLDAVERVSIMMGTPANKEIFRDTGFGSDELEGAGPSDLVIALEADGAGAADLISGRVAEFLKSQASAASATTYPRVRSLDRALTALPDANLALVSIPGEQAAPEIDRLLDKDLHVFVFSDNLAVDDEVRLKHKARERGLLMMGPDCGTGSLGGLPLAFTNIVTPGSIGIVGASGTGTQEVMVQIDRAGGGVSQAIGLGGRDLSEKVGAVTCLQALRALDADPGTSVITLVSKPPAPSVRETVLDVCQELATPVVAILLGEQPAVEVDGNVHFAATLDEAARLAVSLAGTVTDEEAPAVELAPGQRTITGLFCGGTLTSEAAILLSRGLGVPTDAEHADGYMLHHDGHTVIDLGDDAYTQGRPHPMIDPSLRAQMIRDAFDDRQLAVLLLDVVTGFGSHEDPAGAIVGAIEAGREAARADGREVVVVASVCGTEKDPQPLSEQTRTLQEAGVVVLGSNAAATRYALGVVSRTGERRTPAEIPEPTRRLVSEAPRVVNVGLASFADTLQERGGQVVQYTWSPLAGGNARLQRILAALS; encoded by the coding sequence ATGCTCCAGACGATCATCAAGCCGAACACGTATCAGGACTCCGTGAGCCTGATGATGCTCAGCACGCAGCTGAGCGGGCTCGACGCCGTCGAGCGCGTGTCGATCATGATGGGCACGCCGGCGAACAAGGAGATCTTCCGCGACACCGGGTTCGGGTCGGACGAGCTCGAGGGTGCAGGGCCGTCCGACCTCGTCATCGCCCTGGAGGCGGACGGCGCGGGGGCCGCCGATCTCATCAGCGGACGCGTCGCCGAGTTCCTCAAGAGCCAGGCGAGCGCGGCGTCGGCGACGACCTACCCGCGCGTGCGGTCGCTGGACCGGGCGCTCACAGCGCTGCCGGACGCGAACCTCGCGCTCGTGTCGATCCCCGGCGAGCAGGCCGCACCCGAGATCGACCGGCTGCTCGACAAGGACCTCCACGTCTTCGTGTTCTCGGACAACCTCGCCGTCGACGACGAGGTGCGCCTCAAGCACAAGGCCCGCGAGAGGGGACTGCTCATGATGGGCCCGGACTGCGGTACCGGCAGCCTCGGCGGTCTCCCGCTGGCGTTCACGAACATCGTGACCCCCGGGTCGATCGGGATCGTCGGCGCGTCCGGCACCGGCACCCAGGAGGTCATGGTGCAGATCGACCGGGCGGGCGGCGGCGTCAGCCAGGCGATCGGCCTGGGCGGGCGCGACCTCTCCGAGAAGGTCGGCGCCGTCACGTGCCTCCAGGCGCTCCGCGCGCTCGACGCCGACCCGGGCACCAGCGTCATCACGCTCGTCTCGAAGCCGCCGGCGCCGTCCGTGCGCGAGACGGTGCTCGACGTGTGCCAGGAGCTGGCGACGCCGGTCGTCGCGATCCTCCTCGGCGAGCAGCCGGCGGTGGAGGTCGACGGCAACGTCCACTTCGCCGCCACGCTCGACGAGGCCGCCCGGCTCGCCGTCAGCCTCGCGGGCACCGTCACCGACGAGGAGGCGCCCGCCGTCGAGCTCGCGCCGGGCCAGCGGACCATCACCGGCCTGTTCTGCGGCGGCACGCTCACCAGCGAGGCGGCGATCCTGCTCTCGCGCGGTCTCGGCGTACCGACCGACGCCGAGCACGCCGACGGCTACATGCTGCACCACGACGGGCACACGGTGATCGACCTCGGCGACGACGCCTACACGCAGGGTCGTCCGCACCCGATGATCGACCCGTCACTGCGCGCCCAGATGATCCGGGACGCGTTCGACGACCGGCAGCTGGCGGTCCTCCTGCTCGACGTCGTCACCGGCTTCGGCTCGCACGAGGACCCCGCGGGGGCGATCGTCGGGGCCATCGAGGCCGGACGCGAGGCGGCCCGGGCCGACGGGCGTGAGGTCGTCGTCGTCGCCAGCGTCTGCGGGACCGAGAAGGACCCGCAGCCGCTGTCGGAGCAGACCCGCACGCTCCAGGAGGCCGGCGTCGTCGTGCTCGGCTCGAACGCTGCCGCGACGCGGTACGCGCTCGGCGTCGTGAGCCGCACCGGCGAGCGCCGCACGCCGGCGGAGATCCCGGAGCCCACGCGCCGGCTCGTCTCCGAGGCGCCGCGCGTCGTCAACGTCGGGCTCGCGTCGTTCGCCGACACGCTGCAGGAGCGCGGCGGCCAGGTCGTGCAGTACACGTGGTCGCCCCTGGCCGGCGGCAACGCCCGGCTGCAGCGCATCCTCGCGGCGCTGAGCTGA
- a CDS encoding MFS transporter, producing the protein MSAPEGGAVPATETSQTPPAAARRSDWRWLRYAFLFFLGWVMMYADRSILSPVQDTVREQFGVSNATIGLLSSVFFVVYVATQIPSGILGDRVGRIRLIFVGFVIFGIATALTGVAGILHVFGMLVLMRAFAGFGEGLYYGPQYAKSGEETPLRFRALGAAIINSGQGIGTAVGILAATFITYTLELEWGWTFVLFGGITLVVGLLIRTLIPDSRPSRPPGPLRGELGRFGTLLRNRVLLGTFVMLFCGVYAFFVMVTWLPTFLAHEWGMEPEAAGQLSSVAFWVAVPAGLLVGHLSDRIRARRPFVVVLVPLTILAILTMAFTGQHAVLVAAIAMYGAVGKLALDPVLISVVADNITNEMRSTAYGLYNCIGMAAAIVAPYVTGALVDVTGSFQAAFLLSSVLLAIGASVFLLTFRERATPVAPREESTAV; encoded by the coding sequence GTGAGCGCGCCGGAGGGTGGTGCCGTCCCCGCGACGGAGACCTCGCAGACTCCGCCGGCCGCTGCCCGGCGATCGGACTGGCGGTGGTTGCGCTACGCGTTCCTGTTCTTCCTCGGCTGGGTCATGATGTACGCCGACCGCTCGATCCTGTCGCCGGTGCAGGACACGGTGAGGGAGCAGTTCGGCGTCTCCAACGCGACGATCGGGCTGCTCTCGAGCGTGTTCTTCGTCGTCTACGTCGCGACGCAGATCCCGTCGGGGATCCTCGGCGACCGGGTCGGCCGGATCCGCCTGATCTTCGTGGGGTTCGTGATCTTCGGGATCGCGACGGCGCTCACGGGAGTCGCGGGCATCCTGCACGTCTTCGGGATGCTCGTGCTGATGCGCGCGTTCGCCGGCTTCGGCGAGGGCCTCTACTACGGACCCCAGTACGCGAAGTCCGGCGAGGAGACTCCGCTGCGGTTCCGGGCGCTCGGGGCCGCGATCATCAACTCCGGCCAGGGGATCGGCACGGCGGTGGGCATCCTCGCCGCGACGTTCATCACGTACACCCTCGAGCTCGAGTGGGGCTGGACGTTCGTCCTGTTCGGCGGCATCACGCTCGTGGTCGGACTCCTCATCCGCACGCTCATCCCGGACTCGCGGCCGAGCCGGCCGCCCGGTCCGCTCCGCGGCGAGCTGGGCCGGTTCGGCACGCTGCTGCGGAACCGGGTGCTGCTGGGCACGTTCGTCATGCTGTTCTGCGGCGTCTACGCGTTCTTCGTGATGGTCACGTGGCTGCCGACGTTCCTGGCCCACGAGTGGGGGATGGAACCCGAGGCGGCCGGCCAGCTCTCCTCCGTCGCGTTCTGGGTGGCGGTGCCCGCCGGGCTGCTGGTGGGCCACCTCTCGGACCGCATCCGCGCCCGCCGCCCGTTCGTCGTCGTCCTGGTCCCGCTGACGATCCTCGCGATCCTCACGATGGCGTTCACCGGGCAGCACGCGGTGCTCGTCGCGGCCATCGCGATGTACGGCGCGGTCGGCAAGCTGGCCCTCGACCCCGTGCTCATCAGCGTCGTCGCCGACAACATCACGAATGAGATGCGCTCGACGGCGTACGGCCTCTACAACTGCATCGGCATGGCCGCGGCGATCGTCGCCCCGTACGTGACGGGGGCCCTCGTCGACGTCACAGGGTCGTTCCAGGCCGCCTTCCTCCTCTCCTCCGTCCTGCTCGCGATCGGCGCGAGCGTCTTCCTCCTCACCTTCCGCGAGCGCGCCACCCCCGTGGCCCCGCGCGAGGAGAGCACCGCCGTCTGA
- a CDS encoding NUDIX hydrolase, whose translation MPVPEYVARLRAAVGHELLWLPGVSAVVTDPADRVLLGRRTDNGLWAIPGGILDPGEEPAVGLRREILEETGVLARTEALVLVDTTDVVHYASGDSAQYLNLTFWCVATGGEAHVADDESTAVGWFARDALPEPLAASTSKRVAAYDRYRADPANGPDFVP comes from the coding sequence ATGCCCGTCCCGGAGTACGTCGCCCGCCTGCGCGCCGCCGTCGGGCACGAGCTCCTGTGGCTCCCCGGTGTGAGCGCGGTCGTCACGGATCCCGCCGATCGTGTGCTCCTCGGTCGCCGGACGGACAACGGCCTCTGGGCGATCCCGGGCGGCATCCTCGACCCGGGCGAGGAGCCCGCCGTCGGTCTGCGACGCGAGATCCTCGAGGAGACCGGGGTGCTCGCGCGCACGGAGGCGCTCGTGCTCGTCGACACCACCGACGTCGTGCACTACGCGAGCGGCGACAGCGCGCAGTACCTCAACCTCACGTTCTGGTGCGTGGCGACGGGCGGCGAGGCGCACGTCGCGGACGACGAGTCGACGGCGGTCGGCTGGTTCGCCCGCGACGCGCTGCCGGAGCCGCTCGCCGCCAGCACCTCGAAGCGTGTGGCCGCCTACGACCGGTACCGGGCGGACCCGGCCAACGGGCCCGACTTCGTCCCCTGA
- a CDS encoding DUF2877 domain-containing protein, which produces MTARWIGATASEVLQAVRVLDVHSVFDTSVNLAAPTTREPALVHVSLVRGVRLLECPFGIELETPEWTAWSRAVHSGRTRWHVDARTGALTADDAAVSLELGAAWRGAWVDVVAPPRPDSLDLAPPTDDLIGASGLATVAPDVLRRRLRDAVAGLARGDAGAAAWLVGRGPGLTPSGDDALVGAVGALHARRLPDRAADGVRALAELVATRGSALTTDVSCAYLRDACRGRFAGPLRRALAARPGVVGSAAIRDLLAVGHTSGADTLLGIAAVRDALAPRPSLVGAAS; this is translated from the coding sequence ATGACGGCCCGGTGGATCGGAGCGACGGCGTCGGAGGTGCTCCAGGCGGTGCGCGTCCTCGACGTGCACAGCGTGTTCGACACCTCCGTCAACCTCGCCGCGCCCACCACCCGCGAGCCGGCGCTCGTGCACGTCTCCCTCGTGCGCGGCGTCCGGCTGCTCGAGTGCCCGTTCGGCATCGAGCTCGAGACACCGGAGTGGACGGCATGGAGCCGGGCCGTCCACTCCGGCCGCACCCGGTGGCACGTCGACGCCCGGACCGGGGCCCTGACGGCGGACGACGCCGCGGTGAGCCTGGAGCTCGGTGCCGCGTGGCGGGGGGCGTGGGTCGACGTCGTCGCGCCGCCGCGGCCGGACTCCCTCGACCTGGCGCCCCCGACCGACGACCTGATCGGCGCGAGCGGCCTCGCGACCGTCGCTCCCGACGTCCTGCGGCGGCGGCTCCGTGACGCCGTCGCCGGGCTCGCTCGGGGCGACGCCGGCGCGGCCGCCTGGCTCGTGGGCCGCGGCCCGGGTCTGACGCCGAGCGGTGACGACGCGCTCGTCGGCGCCGTCGGCGCGCTGCACGCGCGGCGGCTCCCCGACCGGGCCGCCGACGGCGTGCGGGCGCTGGCCGAGCTGGTGGCCACCCGGGGGAGCGCCCTGACCACCGACGTCTCGTGCGCCTACCTCCGGGACGCCTGCCGCGGACGCTTCGCGGGGCCGCTCCGGCGCGCCCTGGCCGCCCGCCCCGGCGTCGTGGGGAGCGCGGCGATCCGCGACCTGCTCGCCGTCGGCCACACCTCGGGGGCCGACACCCTGCTCGGGATCGCCGCGGTGCGTGACGCGCTCGCGCCGCGGCCGTCGCTCGTCGGGGCCGCGTCGTGA
- a CDS encoding 3-deoxy-7-phosphoheptulonate synthase produces MTTVAAAPRTNDLRVRALELLPTPAAIRTEAPLDDDGAALVASSRRGASDILRGADDRLLVVVGPCSIHDPEAALAYAARLAPLRERFADSLEVVMRVYFEKPRTTLGWKGLINDPGLDGSHDVPRGLRLARRVLLDVVAAGLPAATEFLEPTTPQYVADAVSWGAIGARTPESQVHRQLASGLSMPIGFKNATDGDVQAAIDGCVAAAAEHTFLGIDDDGRASAVATTGNPDGHVVLRGGRSGPNFDAASVAAALDLIGAAGLPRRLVVDASHGNSGKDHVRQAGVVRELAQRIGAGERGIAGVMIESFLVPGRQEPAPTGLVFGQSVTDACVGWDETEELLAALAVASASRRLSA; encoded by the coding sequence ATGACGACCGTCGCCGCCGCGCCGCGCACGAACGACCTCCGGGTCCGGGCGCTCGAACTGCTGCCCACCCCCGCCGCGATCCGCACCGAGGCGCCGCTCGACGATGACGGCGCCGCGCTCGTCGCGTCGTCCCGCCGAGGGGCCTCGGACATCCTGCGCGGCGCCGACGACCGCCTGCTCGTCGTCGTCGGTCCCTGCTCGATCCACGACCCGGAGGCCGCGCTCGCCTACGCCGCTCGGCTCGCCCCGCTGCGGGAGAGGTTCGCGGACTCGCTCGAGGTCGTCATGCGCGTCTACTTCGAGAAGCCGCGCACCACGCTCGGCTGGAAGGGCCTCATCAACGACCCGGGGTTGGACGGCTCGCACGACGTGCCTCGCGGGCTGCGCCTCGCCCGGCGGGTGCTGCTCGACGTCGTCGCCGCCGGACTCCCCGCCGCAACGGAGTTCCTCGAGCCGACGACGCCGCAGTACGTGGCGGACGCCGTCAGCTGGGGTGCGATCGGCGCGCGGACGCCGGAGAGCCAGGTGCACCGGCAGCTCGCGTCCGGGCTGTCGATGCCGATCGGGTTCAAGAACGCGACGGACGGCGACGTGCAGGCGGCCATCGACGGCTGCGTCGCGGCGGCGGCCGAGCACACGTTCCTCGGGATCGACGACGACGGCCGCGCGTCAGCCGTCGCGACCACCGGGAACCCGGACGGGCACGTGGTGCTGCGCGGGGGACGGTCCGGGCCGAACTTCGATGCGGCGTCCGTGGCCGCCGCGCTCGACCTGATCGGGGCGGCGGGCCTGCCGCGCCGGCTCGTCGTCGATGCGAGCCACGGCAACTCCGGGAAGGACCACGTGCGGCAGGCCGGCGTCGTCCGCGAGCTCGCGCAGCGGATCGGCGCGGGGGAGCGCGGCATCGCCGGCGTGATGATCGAGAGCTTCCTGGTGCCGGGGCGGCAGGAGCCGGCGCCGACGGGGCTCGTGTTCGGGCAGAGCGTGACCGACGCGTGCGTCGGCTGGGACGAGACGGAAGAGCTCCTCGCGGCGCTGGCCGTCGCCTCCGCCTCCCGCCGGTTGTCGGCCTGA
- a CDS encoding MFS transporter, which produces MHPASETMPRATRTTRWWVVALLFFLGWLFIYADRTILNPVMSEIGSEFGLDKAGLGLLNSVFFLVYALVQVPSGMLGDKYGRLKFIVFGFIVFGLFTGLTGIAGAVGVLFLMRAMAGFGQGFYYGPQYSLSGEMIPERFRTVGSALINSGQAFGISIGLIASSYIAFDLDLGWRGPFYVFALPTIVVGLAMWVFIKEPARPTPSAGDEPKPTVLSLFKSKNLVRTFVMVFCSIYGFFVMITWLPTYLNEVRGVALEDTGFVSSLAAWTSVPAALVFAYFSDRIGRRKPLLLIVFPAAIASILLLVFAPSMPLVIVALVLYGLTGKLATDPLLIALCGVNSPKAITATAFGLFNFIGMSASILAPYITGFLVEATGEWNVGFYLAIGLLVVAILAALGIKENRKAVS; this is translated from the coding sequence ATGCACCCCGCGTCAGAGACGATGCCCCGCGCGACCAGAACCACCCGCTGGTGGGTGGTCGCCCTGTTGTTCTTCCTCGGTTGGCTCTTCATCTACGCCGACCGCACGATCCTCAACCCGGTCATGTCCGAGATCGGCTCGGAGTTCGGCCTCGACAAGGCCGGGCTCGGGCTCCTCAACTCGGTGTTCTTCCTGGTGTACGCGCTCGTCCAGGTCCCCTCGGGGATGCTCGGCGACAAGTACGGCCGCCTCAAGTTCATCGTGTTCGGGTTCATCGTCTTCGGCCTCTTCACGGGCCTGACCGGCATCGCCGGCGCCGTCGGCGTGCTCTTCCTGATGCGCGCGATGGCGGGCTTCGGGCAGGGCTTCTACTACGGCCCGCAGTACTCGCTCTCCGGGGAGATGATCCCGGAGCGCTTCCGCACCGTCGGCAGCGCCCTCATCAACTCGGGCCAGGCGTTCGGCATCTCGATCGGCCTCATCGCGTCAAGCTACATCGCGTTCGACCTCGACCTCGGCTGGCGCGGGCCGTTCTACGTGTTCGCCCTGCCGACGATCGTCGTCGGCCTGGCCATGTGGGTGTTCATCAAGGAGCCGGCGCGCCCGACGCCGTCGGCGGGGGACGAGCCGAAGCCCACCGTCCTCAGCCTGTTCAAGAGCAAGAACCTCGTGCGCACGTTCGTCATGGTGTTCTGCTCGATCTACGGGTTCTTCGTCATGATCACGTGGCTCCCCACCTACCTCAACGAGGTGCGCGGCGTCGCCCTGGAGGACACGGGGTTCGTGTCGTCGCTCGCGGCGTGGACGTCGGTGCCGGCGGCCCTCGTCTTCGCGTACTTCTCCGACCGCATCGGACGCCGCAAGCCGCTGCTGCTCATCGTCTTCCCGGCCGCGATCGCGTCGATCCTGCTGCTCGTGTTCGCACCGTCCATGCCGCTCGTCATCGTCGCGCTCGTGCTGTACGGCCTCACCGGCAAGCTCGCCACGGACCCGCTGCTCATCGCCCTCTGCGGCGTGAACTCGCCGAAGGCGATCACGGCGACGGCGTTCGGGCTGTTCAACTTCATCGGGATGTCGGCGTCGATCCTCGCGCCCTACATCACCGGGTTCCTCGTCGAGGCGACAGGCGAGTGGAACGTGGGCTTCTACCTGGCGATCGGCCTGCTCGTCGTCGCCATCCTCGCCGCGCTCGGCATCAAGGAGAACAGAAAGGCCGTGAGCTGA
- a CDS encoding bifunctional 2-methylcitrate synthase/citrate synthase has protein sequence MTDADPQAKEIHKGLAGVVVDTTSISKVDPDTNSLLYRGYPVQDLAARVSFEEVAYLLWHGELPTPDELQAQNATERLQRDLDPDVRDAILALPTTAHPMDVVRTAVSVLGATDPDAENLDPDALQAASLRLFAQLPAIVALDQRRRLDLPEVAPRADLGWCEHLLYLTFGQVPDAVVVDAFSVSMTLYAEHSFNASTFTARVIASTLSDLYSAVTGAVGALKGPLHGGANEAVMRTFAEIGTADDAAGWLADRLAAKGKVMGFGHRVYKHGDSRVPTMREALVRMVDHTGRTELMALYAALEDAMAERTGILPNLDYPAGPAYHLMGFETATFTPLFVASRVTGWTAHIMEQLASNALIRPLSEYVGPERREVPERP, from the coding sequence ATGACGGACGCAGATCCGCAGGCGAAGGAGATCCACAAGGGGCTGGCCGGCGTCGTCGTCGACACCACCTCGATCTCCAAGGTGGACCCCGACACGAACTCCCTGCTGTACCGCGGGTACCCGGTGCAGGACCTGGCGGCCCGGGTGTCGTTCGAGGAGGTCGCGTACCTGCTCTGGCACGGCGAGCTCCCGACGCCCGACGAGCTCCAGGCCCAGAACGCGACCGAGCGGCTCCAGCGCGACCTGGACCCCGACGTCCGCGACGCGATCCTCGCCCTCCCGACGACGGCGCACCCGATGGACGTCGTGCGCACCGCCGTCTCGGTGCTGGGAGCGACCGACCCCGATGCGGAGAACCTCGACCCCGACGCGCTGCAGGCCGCCTCGCTGCGCCTGTTCGCGCAGCTGCCGGCGATCGTCGCCCTGGACCAGCGCCGCCGGCTCGACCTGCCGGAGGTGGCGCCGCGTGCGGATCTCGGCTGGTGCGAGCACCTGCTGTACCTGACGTTCGGGCAGGTGCCGGACGCCGTCGTCGTCGACGCCTTCTCCGTGTCGATGACGCTGTACGCGGAGCACTCGTTCAACGCCTCGACGTTCACGGCGCGGGTGATCGCCTCGACGCTCTCCGACCTGTACTCGGCGGTGACCGGCGCCGTCGGCGCGCTCAAGGGGCCGCTGCACGGCGGCGCGAACGAGGCGGTGATGCGCACGTTCGCCGAGATCGGCACGGCCGACGACGCCGCCGGTTGGCTCGCCGATCGCCTGGCCGCCAAGGGCAAGGTGATGGGCTTCGGGCACCGCGTCTACAAGCACGGCGACTCCCGGGTCCCGACCATGCGCGAGGCGCTCGTGCGGATGGTCGACCACACCGGGCGCACGGAGCTCATGGCGCTGTACGCCGCGCTCGAGGACGCCATGGCCGAGCGCACCGGCATCCTGCCGAACCTCGACTACCCCGCGGGCCCGGCGTACCACCTCATGGGGTTCGAGACGGCGACGTTCACCCCGCTGTTCGTGGCGAGCAGGGTGACGGGGTGGACGGCGCACATCATGGAGCAGCTCGCCTCGAACGCGCTCATCCGGCCGCTGTCGGAGTACGTGGGACCGGAGCGGCGCGAGGTGCCGGAGCGCCCCTGA
- a CDS encoding PLP-dependent cysteine synthase family protein translates to MPAFTPADRAWCDEAIRRVEADAQRSADTHLHQVPLPADWGIDLYLKDESVHPTGSLKHRLARSLFLYALVNGWLREGTTVIEATSGNTAVSEAYFARMLDLPFVAVMPRRTSPAKIARIEAYGGRCHLVDTPSAIYAEAERLAAETGGRYLDQFTYAERATDWRGNNNIAESIFGQLALERHPVPEWVVVAAGTGGTSSTIGRYLRYRRHPTRLAVVDPENSSFYPGWADDVPDYTTGMPSRIEGIGRPRMEPSFVPGVIDHMIPVPDAASVAAMRHLAAYAGRRAGGSTGTCLWGAWTLIDAMRRDGRTGSVVTLLCDSGDLYSGTYYDDAWVAAQGLDPAPYRARIERLLAGGEL, encoded by the coding sequence ATGCCCGCGTTCACCCCCGCCGACCGCGCCTGGTGCGACGAGGCGATCCGCCGCGTCGAGGCGGACGCCCAGCGGTCCGCCGACACCCACCTCCACCAGGTCCCGCTCCCGGCGGACTGGGGCATCGACCTGTACCTCAAGGACGAGTCGGTGCACCCCACGGGGAGCCTCAAGCACCGCCTCGCGCGGTCCCTGTTCCTGTACGCGCTCGTCAACGGCTGGTTGCGTGAGGGCACGACCGTCATCGAGGCCACCAGCGGGAACACGGCGGTGTCCGAGGCGTACTTCGCGCGCATGCTCGACCTGCCGTTCGTCGCCGTGATGCCGCGGCGGACGAGCCCGGCGAAGATCGCGCGGATCGAGGCGTACGGCGGCCGGTGCCACCTGGTCGACACGCCGTCCGCGATCTACGCCGAGGCCGAGCGGCTCGCGGCCGAGACCGGAGGCCGGTACCTCGACCAGTTCACCTACGCCGAGCGCGCCACCGACTGGCGCGGCAACAACAACATCGCGGAGTCGATCTTCGGCCAGCTCGCGCTGGAGCGGCACCCGGTGCCCGAGTGGGTGGTCGTCGCCGCGGGGACGGGCGGGACGTCGTCGACCATCGGCCGCTACCTGCGCTATCGCCGCCACCCGACGCGGCTCGCCGTCGTCGACCCGGAGAACTCCTCCTTCTACCCCGGCTGGGCCGACGACGTCCCCGACTACACCACCGGCATGCCGTCCCGGATCGAGGGCATCGGCCGCCCGCGCATGGAACCGAGCTTCGTGCCCGGCGTCATCGACCACATGATCCCCGTGCCCGACGCCGCCAGCGTCGCCGCGATGCGGCACCTCGCCGCCTACGCCGGACGCCGCGCGGGCGGCTCCACCGGGACCTGCCTGTGGGGTGCGTGGACGCTCATCGACGCGATGCGCCGCGACGGCCGGACCGGGAGCGTCGTCACGCTCCTGTGCGACTCCGGCGACCTGTACTCCGGCACGTACTACGACGACGCGTGGGTCGCCGCGCAGGGCCTCGACCCCGCGCCGTACCGCGCGCGCATCGAGCGGCTGCTCGCCGGCGGGGAGCTCTAG